The segment ATTTCAATTGATTCTCAATATAAATCCTTTCATCTATGCCAAGATGTTTATAACTCATATAAAAACTCCTTACTTTTTTCTAAACTAAATTTAGCATTATGAAATTTTTATATGAGAATTTTTTGCAATTTTATTTACTTGCACTTACAAGTATAACTCAGCATTTTAAAATCTTTTCTGTTTTCTTCTCACGTAATGTTATATTTAAAACAAGGATTAGTAATTTTAGTTTTGTTATCTGTTATTTCACCGATAAATTAACTATTATGCTGTTCATAAAATTTTAATGGTTCAAGTTTTATATCATTAAGATAATATTCTTTTGGAGCGGTTGGTTTATTAACAGTTATTTTTTGGTCTTTAATATATGGTTCTAATAATTTTATTAATTCATTACCACTTAATTCTCTTTTAATATTTTCTAAATTAAAAACTCAATATGTATATTTATCATCAGCAATAAAACTATTATTTTTAACCATTCATTTTGGACATTGTAATTTATATTCACCATAATCAATAAGAATAGATTGTGGTCTATCTTTAACAATTTGTTCTTTTTTAAATTCTATTTGCATAATAATCCTTTCCTAATATGTTCTGTTGCTTCTAGCATAAAGAACATATATTTTGATTTTTAGATTATTAATAATACTACTATTCGTTTTATTCATTCCAGCAATTCTGGGCTCAAAAATAAATTGTGAAATTTTAAAAAGAAATCGAGGCATTCGATTCAATATTTATTTAATTTATGTTTAATAAATTAATATTTTAATTGAACCGGCACCGCTCAATTTTTTTTACAAGTTTGAAATTTATTTTCTCGCCCAAAAAAATTTTTCAAAAAAAATAAAAAATAAAACCAACACTTGCTCACTGGGGAGTGGCAAGGTTGGTTAAATAAAGAATAGAATTAATACAATAGGTCCCTACAACAGGTCTATATATACTAGTTTCCAATTCGCTCCCACCCCAAGAATTACCATTAATGGTTAGTATATTTTATTAGGTATCACTCCACTTTTTATTTATCCATGCAAGTCCACATGTTCTAGCTACTATTTTTAACAACTGTGTTGTAGTTCACTTTTTTAGTTCCCTAACACGTGTTGATAATAGCGTTAAAGAGGGTTATTAATTATTAACTTTCTCCTACTTGGTCACTGCGTGTAGTAGATATTTAAAGGATGTTAATAATAAAAATTTTAAAATTTTACAATTACACAAAAAAAGACAAGATTTTTATTCTCGTCTTTTGTCATTTATTTTTAATTCAAGGGTAAAAAAAGAAAGGAGCTATTTTTAAAACTTTTTAGTTACCGACATCTTCGACACGCTCCCAAAAGTTCTTTTGATATTTTTATAAAAAAATCATTTTTTTCTTTAATTATTTTATTTTTATCAATTTTTCCAAAAGTAAATATTTTCAATATTGAATAACTAATTTTTTTAAATTTGCTAATCTTTTGTTTTTTTAAATTTTCATTAATATCAACAATAGTAGTTTGAGCTAAATTAACTCTATTACTAATAATTTCTGGAGTAAATTGATTTTTATTAATAATTATTTTTTTCAATTCTCTATTAATTCATTCATATTCTTCTTGTAAATTTTTATTCATTTTTTCATCCTTTCAAAATAAAAACTCATTTACTTTGAAATTAAAGCAATGAGTTAAAAACTTATATTAAACTTAATTAAATTATACAAAAAAAAGTTCGCAAATCAAAATTTAAAGCTAAATTTTTAACGTTTATTTGGAATTCGTGTTTATATTTATTTAACACTGTAACTTTCCAAAATAATTTATTTTTTTATAAATATTTTTGGGAAATTTTCACTCGATATTGACATTAAAATGCTTTTTTAGTTTAAATAATTAAATTATCAATAATACTCTTAATTTCTTCTGCTTCTTTAAATTCATTTTTTCGTTTGAAGGCTATACATAAATTAGATAATAAAATTTCTTGATTATTAGTTTTTTCAATTTCATTTTTTAAAACAAAATAAAGGTATCCACACTGTCAAAAAGTTGGCTTTCTAAGAACTAAATAATTAATATTATTAATCATAATAGTATTTTTAGTTTGTTTTTTTAAACTAAAAGTTGTTAATCCTTTATGATAAATAGTTATTTTTTTATCATCAATAGTTATTGTACTTCGACTATATTGATTTTCAAATCATCAATTTTTTTTATTATTCATATATTAATATTATTTTCTTTTTTTATTTTTAGTTTTAATTCCAATTTTATTTAATAACGTTAAAATTGAAGATCTATATAATCCTTGCTTTTGCAATAAAAGTGAAGTATAAATAATAGATTGTACTACCGTACCAATAATAATAGCTACTGCATATCATAAAATACCAATATAACTACCATCAATATTAGTAACACCACCAAATAAAGCAATAATAAAAGAACCTCAAGCCCCAACATGACCAAGTACACCAAAACCAAATGCTAAAGCACCCGCAACAGCACTACCAATAACATTAGCAACTATTGTTCTTCATGTATCTCTCACTGCAAATGGAATAGCAGATTCAGAAATTCCCATAAACCCTAATAATCAGGCATTTCACCCTAATGATTGTTCTTGTTTTGTAAATAATTTACGACTAAATACTGTTGATGTTAATGCACAACCCAATGGTGCAATCGGAATCGCTGCTGCTACTGGTCCCATTAATCGACCACCATCTTGTACCATTAATGATGTTGCAACAAGAACAGCTGTTTTATTAATTGGACCACCCATATCAAATCCAACCATTGCTCCTAATAATAATCCAACTAAAAACCCTATATTTGGATGTAACCCCATTCAACTTAAACCATAATCCAATGCACCCATTACATATCCAAACGGTACTGCTAAAAAGAAAGCGGTTGGAATTGCAATAATTGCTGTACAAAAAACAGGAATAATAATAATTGGCATAATTGGTAATAATCATTTTGGCACTTTTCATGAATTTACAAATCTAACTAAATAACCAGCCATTAGTCCTCCATAAAGAGCACCAAATAATGTTCATGAAACATTAGCATTACCCTGAAAAGGTTGACTTGCATCAATTTTAGAACTAGCAGTAAGATTAAACACTCCTCATCCAAATCACATTCCCGTACCAGGTGATACTAATAAAAATGTAATAATCATTGCTGGAGCAATACCAGGACGTCCTGCGATTGAATAAGCAATATAAGCACCCATGATTGGTATCATCAATGTAAAGCCAATACCAGCAATGTTATTGATAATCATTAATACATGCATTAGTGTTGTACCACCAATTAATCCAGAATTAACTCCCGGTGGATTTGTTTTTAATCAAGCAAGTTGTTCTTCTCATGAATTTTTAAATTCAAATCCATTACCAAAAGTGCCTTTTGCGATACCACCAACAATAGCAAAAATTAAACCAGCAAAAACAACAAATGGTATCATATATGATACTCCACTTAATAAATGTTTTAAAATTGCTGGTTTACCTTTCGAAGCATTTAAAATGAAATCACCACTATTTCCATTGGTTTCACCGTATATTTTTGCTTTTGTTAAATTTTCTTTAATAGTTTGTTTAGCATCTTTAACTATTGGTTTTGTACCACAAGTATATGTTTTTACCAATAAAATGTTCTAAGTCAATTGCAACATCTGTTGCTAAAATAACGACATCCGCTTCTTTAATTTCTTGTTCTGTTAGTACATATTCTGGTCCTTTTTGACCTTGACATTCAATATGTACTTGATAGCCTAGTTCTTTTCCTGCGGTTTCTAATAATTCTTTACACATGTAAGTATGAACTACTCCAGTTGTACAAGAAGAAACTCCAACAATTTTTTTTGTTTCCTTATTTTTCATTGTTTTTATTTCTTTTTTAGTACAGTTTTTAACTGTTTCATCATTAATAAGTGATATTATTTCTTGTGAATTTGTTGCATTTTTTAATTTTTTACGAAAATCTTCATTTACAAGTTTGATTGCAAGTGTACTTAAAATATCTAAATGTAAATTTTCTGCTTGTGTTTCAGGAATTATTAAAGCAATAATAAAAGTTGTTAATTGTCCATCTATTGCTTTTCAGTCAATACCATTATTATTACATAATATTAGAATTGCAGGTTTTTTAATTGATTTAATTCTAGCGTGTGGAATTGCAATTCCACCTTCAAAACCCGTTGATGATTCTTGCTCACGAGCAAGAAATGCTTTTAGTAATTCATCACGATTAGTAATATAACCTAATGAAAATGCCAAATCAGTAATTTTAGTTAGTGCTTCTATTTGAATTTTAATATTAGATTCAAAAATAATATGTGAGTTGTTTAATAAATCATTAGTTATTTTCAATTTTACCTTCTTTTCCAATGATTATTTTATCTCCTTTTTTTAATAAAAACCAGAGATTTTTTCAGATAATTAAAATATATTTTTAACTATTTATTCAATTAAATTTAATATTTATAAAATTAGATATATTACATACTTCAAAGTTTTTGCTGTTTTTTAAACAAAATATAATAAATAAAAATTATCAACATTAATCCCATATTTCCTTATAAATTAATATAAATAACTTATTTATAAAATCATGTAAAATTAATTTAGATAAAATTTAAGTATTTAAAGAAAGGGAAAATTAGAGAAATGTTTAAAACAAGAAAAGAAAATTTAAATCAGAAAAATAACAAAATTAAATCAATAACTGATTATCAATGATTAGCTTTAGATATCGGAACCGAAAACTTTAAAGCTAGACATATTAATATAGGTCTTAGATATGATGCTCCAACCTATTTAGCTGAAGACTATGAAAAAAATAGAATTCTTTACGGTGAAGAGGCTAAGGCTTTAACTGACAAAACAAATGAAAACGTTATTATTAAACGTCCAGTTCGTGATGGTAATATTGCTGATCCAGATGCTTTACAACGTATTCTTACTAAGATTTTTCAAGATTTTAGACTTGAAATTAAAGATTTAAAACAAAGTAAAAACAACTCTATAAAAAAAGATGAAAAATTAGATAAAAATCGTAACTTGATTGTGTTGATGGCAACACCAAGTGAAATTAATTCAGTACAAAAAGAAGCTTTAGAAAATATTGTATATCGTTTAGGAGCACTCCGTGGATTTGTACAAGAAGAAGTAAAAATGGCAGCCTTAGGTTCAGGGCAAGATATTTTTGGAAGTGCAATTATGTGCATTGATATTGGTGGTGGCAGTACTGATGTTGCTATTATTAGTAATAATTCAATATTATATTCATATACAACACATTGTGCTGGTGACTATTTAATACAAAAAGTTCAAGAATATATTATAAAAAAACATGCCTTAAAAGTTGGAATAAAAGAAGCTGAAGATGTTATTAAAAATATTGGTTCACTTATGAAATATCAAGATGAAAAACCATACACAATTTCGGGTTTTTCATTACCTAGATTAAATTCTCAGCCAGGAGAAACAATGTCAATTTCTAAAACTATTGAAATTACACCAGAAGAAATTCGTGAAAATGTTATGCAAGTTCAATTCAAAGAACATATTATTCCAGCCATTCGTAGAGTACTAAGAACTGCTGGTGACAAGGCTGCTGGAAGTATTAGTGATTTAAAGAAAAAAGGTAAGGGAATCACAATTTGTGGTGGTGGAGCTTATATTAAAAAAGTTGATAAATTTATTGAAGAAGAATTAGCTAAAGAATATTATATTGAAGTTAAAACTGAAAAAGGTACAAAACCAATGCGTCAAAAATATGAAGGAGATCTTTTTGAAGTGCGGACTGCTCCAAATCCTTTAGATAATGTTATTGATGGTTGTGTAAAATATCGTGATACAATTTACAAACAATTAATAATTGAACAAAATCCTAGTCGTGAAATTCTAATAAAGGACGAAGATTTAGGATAAAAAACTATAAAAATTTTAAACTAACTAGTATTTTAAATTATTAAAAATTTTTTAAACTTTGGTAATTTTTTTGAGTTATCAATTCCTGATTCAAAAGAAAAACATTCGTATTTCATAACATTAGATACATCTCAATTTGATATATTTTGATTAAAAGATATTGCATTTAAAAACATACCATTCATACTTTTTACTTTTGAAGTATCTCAAGTTGAAATATTTCCATTAAATAATAAAGCACTATCAAACATATAGCTCATACTTGTCACTTTTGAAGTATCTCAAGATGATAAATCTTGATTAAATAATGAAGTAAAAGTAAACATATAGCTCATATCTATTACGTTTGATGTATTTCACTTTGAAAGATTTTGATTAAAAACTTTTGCATTATCAAACATACAATTCATATCTGTTACATTTGAAACATTTCAGTTTGATATATTTTGATTAAAAGATGCTGCATTTCAAAACATACCACCCATATCTGTTACATTAGATACATCTCAATTTGATATATTTTGATTAAAAGATATAGCACCATGAAACATTCAATTCATATTCGTAACATTTGAAGTATCTCAAGATGATAAATCTTGATTAAATGTTTCACAAAATATAAACATAAATTGTAAAGATGTAATTTCTGATGGTAATTGATTAGGTACTTTTTCAATTGTTCTTGGCATATTAACAACTTGAATTTCTCCCTGATCATTTTTATAAAAACCAATTTGAACAATTTCTTTACTATTTATATTTGATAAATCTCTTTCATTAGTTGTTATTTGTTTGCCATTTTTATCAATGTAAATTGTATCTTGTTGAGTTTTATTATTTAAAACATCATTTTTTTGTGAATTTGTGTTTAAAACAGTTACAGTTAAACTTCCTGCAACCGATGCAAGTGTTAAAACACTTAATGCTGTCAATATTTTTTTCATTTTTTTCATCCTTCTATTTTATTTTAACTTTATTTAAGAAGTCAATTTTACTTTACTACTTTTTGAAGGTAAATTCACAAAAATTATATTTTTTGACTAAAAATTTTTATTTTTTAAAGTTAAAACTTTTTTGCTGCTTCTTTAATATACTGTTCAAATTTATCCATCGTTTTTTCTGGTCCTAATGCTGGTAAACCTCCACCTTTTGCTAATATTTTAGAACCAATAAGTAAATTAGCATCATTTTGATGAAGTTCTTGAACCTTAGTACCACAAATAAGAATTGGTTCTACTACTTTAGCACCTACAAATTCTCATGTTCCTTTTAAATAAGTTGCATGATTACCTCATAAATATCAGCCATATGGTGCTCCTTGTGTCGCCAAAATTTGAACTTTTAAATGTGGTAATAATCCTCTAGCTTCACCTTGTTTGGTATATTTATAATCAAAAGTTTTACCAGCAACTAAGATGTGATCTAAATAATTTTTTGTCATGCTAGTAACATTAAAATTTGTCATTGGTGTTGTATATATAACTTTATTAACATTTTTTAGTTGATTAATATAATAATCAGAATCTTTTTCATTAAAATATGAAGTAAAGTTTTTTTGCGTAATAGTAATACTTGCCATTGGTATTTGATTTAAATCTAATTCAATTATTGAATCTTCTGGATGAAATTCACGATAATATTTAACAAAACGAGATACTAAACTTTCAGAATAAGATAGTTCTTTTTTAATCATAGAAGAACGAATTACTAATACTTTATTTGCCATTATTTTTGCCTCCGAAATATCTAAAATAACTTTGTAATTTGATTTTATCAGTTTTTATTTATTATTTTTTAAAAAATATTAAAAAATAATAAATAAAAATATAGTTTTATAAAAAAATGAAATATTTATTATAATTTTATCAATTTCTATAAAGTGTTATTATTAAAGTGTGTAAAACTTTTAAAAAAGTTTATAGAAAAATTTTAAATTAAATAGATATTAAATCTAAAAAATAGATATAAGTTAGTTATTATAGAGATTTTAGTACTTGTACACAAATTATAATTATTAAGAAATTTGAGATCAGACTATCAAAAAAATGGAAAGAGGTAAAAATATGAATGAAAGAAAACAAAAATTACTTGAATTGATGAATAGAAATTTAAAAATTAGTACTTTAATTAATTACAGATTTAAAATTTCTGAAATAACTAATGCAATTGCAAGTATCAATAATGATTTATATAAACAACAAAAATATTTTTTAGAATTAGAAAATAATAGAAAATATAGAAATAAAATTCAAAGAAAATTCAATAAAAACAAAAAGATAAAAAAGAAATTAAATAAAATTTTAAACAAATATTTAGCACAAATAAAAAAATTTAGTTTTTTTATTAATAAATATAAAAAAGAACCTCAACAATTATTTGAAATATTAAGTGAATTAAATTTATTTGTAGGTGAATTAATAAATCAAGAAAACATAACAGATGAAGAATTACAATATTTATTTACAATATCTCATCAATTTTCAGAACAATTAAAAAATGAAAAACGATTAGATTTATCATTACCAAATAAAAATCAAATATGAAAATTAACAACAAAAATTAACACATCTTTAATTAATAAAAAACATTATACTAATACATTAGAAACACACACTAAAGACAGTTTATTTATTGAAATAAAAATATCAAAACCTAGTAGCAGTTTTATATATACAAATAATTTTAATGATATACAAACATATTTATTAACCCAACAAATACAACAAAATAATTTTTTAAATAATAATGATAAAAGTAAATATAGAAACAAAACTGATGAAAATGAAAAAAAATCACAAATCATAAGATTTAGATAATTATTATATGTCAAAAAATCATTTTAAATAAATTATTTTTTTAATTATTTTACTAAATTTAAAAATATTGCGTATAATTTATATAATGTCAAAATTTAAGAATAACGGAGAATGAATAATGTCTGAACAAGAAAAAGTTTCTGCTGAACAAAAAATTATTAATATTGCAGTGATAGCACACGTCGATGTTGGAAAGTCAACATTAGTTGATGCTTTATTAAAGCAATCAAATATTTTTCATCAAAACCAAGTTATTGTTGAACAAATAATGGATAGTAATGATCAAGAACGTCAACGAGGAATTACTATTTATTCTAAAAATTGTTCAATCATGCATGGTAATACAAAAATTAATATTATTGATACACCTGGTCATGCTGACTTTTCCTCTGAAGTTGAAAGAATTATGAAAACAGTAGACTGTGTTATTTTACTAGTTGATAGTGTTGAAGGACCAATGCCACAAACTCGTTTTGTATTGCAAAAAGCACTAGAACATAATTTAAATCCAATTTTAATGATTAACAAAATTGATAAAAAGGACCAAAGAATTGAAGAAGTAAAAGATGAAGTATTAGAACTTTTTATGGAATTAAATGCTAATGATGAACAGTTAGACTTTCCAACACTTTATGGAATTACTAAACAAGGTATTGCCCAATATGAATTGAATCAACCAAGCGAAAATTTAGAACCATTATTTGAAACAATTATTAAACATGCTAAAATTTCT is part of the Spiroplasma endosymbiont of Lasioglossum villosulum genome and harbors:
- a CDS encoding fructose PTS transporter subunit IIA; protein product: MEKKVKLKITNDLLNNSHIIFESNIKIQIEALTKITDLAFSLGYITNRDELLKAFLAREQESSTGFEGGIAIPHARIKSIKKPAILILCNNNGIDWKAIDGQLTTFIIALIIPETQAENLHLDILSTLAIKLVNEDFRKKLKNATNSQEIISLINDETVKNCTKKEIKTMKNKETKKIVGVSSCTTGVVHTYMCKELLETAGKELGYQVHIECQGQKGPEYVLTEQEIKEADVVILATDVAIDLEHFIGKNIYLWYKTNS
- a CDS encoding BspA family leucine-rich repeat surface protein, which encodes MKKILTALSVLTLASVAGSLTVTVLNTNSQKNDVLNNKTQQDTIYIDKNGKQITTNERDLSNINSKEIVQIGFYKNDQGEIQVVNMPRTIEKVPNQLPSEITSLQFMFIFCETFNQDLSSWDTSNVTNMNWMFHGAISFNQNISNWDVSNVTDMGGMFWNAASFNQNISNWNVSNVTDMNCMFDNAKVFNQNLSKWNTSNVIDMSYMFTFTSLFNQDLSSWDTSKVTSMSYMFDSALLFNGNISTWDTSKVKSMNGMFLNAISFNQNISNWDVSNVMKYECFSFESGIDNSKKLPKFKKFLII
- a CDS encoding FMN-dependent NADH-azoreductase → MANKVLVIRSSMIKKELSYSESLVSRFVKYYREFHPEDSIIELDLNQIPMASITITQKNFTSYFNEKDSDYYINQLKNVNKVIYTTPMTNFNVTSMTKNYLDHILVAGKTFDYKYTKQGEARGLLPHLKVQILATQGAPYGWYLWGNHATYLKGTWEFVGAKVVEPILICGTKVQELHQNDANLLIGSKILAKGGGLPALGPEKTMDKFEQYIKEAAKKF
- a CDS encoding PTS fructose transporter subunit IIC, translating into MVKTYTCGTKPIVKDAKQTIKENLTKAKIYGETNGNSGDFILNASKGKPAILKHLLSGVSYMIPFVVFAGLIFAIVGGIAKGTFGNGFEFKNSWEEQLAWLKTNPPGVNSGLIGGTTLMHVLMIINNIAGIGFTLMIPIMGAYIAYSIAGRPGIAPAMIITFLLVSPGTGMWFGWGVFNLTASSKIDASQPFQGNANVSWTLFGALYGGLMAGYLVRFVNSWKVPKWLLPIMPIIIIPVFCTAIIAIPTAFFLAVPFGYVMGALDYGLSWMGLHPNIGFLVGLLLGAMVGFDMGGPINKTAVLVATSLMVQDGGRLMGPVAAAIPIAPLGCALTSTVFSRKLFTKQEQSLGWNAWLLGFMGISESAIPFAVRDTWRTIVANVIGSAVAGALAFGFGVLGHVGAWGSFIIALFGGVTNIDGSYIGILWYAVAIIIGTVVQSIIYTSLLLQKQGLYRSSILTLLNKIGIKTKNKKRK
- a CDS encoding rod shape-determining protein; this encodes MFKTRKENLNQKNNKIKSITDYQWLALDIGTENFKARHINIGLRYDAPTYLAEDYEKNRILYGEEAKALTDKTNENVIIKRPVRDGNIADPDALQRILTKIFQDFRLEIKDLKQSKNNSIKKDEKLDKNRNLIVLMATPSEINSVQKEALENIVYRLGALRGFVQEEVKMAALGSGQDIFGSAIMCIDIGGGSTDVAIISNNSILYSYTTHCAGDYLIQKVQEYIIKKHALKVGIKEAEDVIKNIGSLMKYQDEKPYTISGFSLPRLNSQPGETMSISKTIEITPEEIRENVMQVQFKEHIIPAIRRVLRTAGDKAAGSISDLKKKGKGITICGGGAYIKKVDKFIEEELAKEYYIEVKTEKGTKPMRQKYEGDLFEVRTAPNPLDNVIDGCVKYRDTIYKQLIIEQNPSREILIKDEDLG